The uncultured Desulfatiglans sp. DNA window CATCAGCACCACCAGGGCCGCGAGGGAAACGATCCATCCTGTTTTCAAATGCATGCCGTCACCTCCTCCGTCGCTTCAAGGTTGTCCTTCTTCCTCCGGCAGGAGCCGCACGGAGAGCGGAGTCTCTCGCGCCTCGGCGAGCGTCAGCTGGGCCTCCCAGGTGTGGAAGCCCTTCTTCTCGACGAGGACCTCGTAGGTCCCCGCCGGGAGATCGAGACCGAGAGGGGTCTCTCCCCGATAGGATTGATCGACGAAGACCTGGGCCCCTTCCGGGAAGCTTTCCACCACCAGGCGCGCCTGGGGCGGCACCTGTTCAGGAGTCGTCTCCTCGACCGAAGGGACCTGCTCGACGACCCCCTGCTTCTCTTGCGGAACCGGTTCCTGTTTGAGAAGATGATACCCCAGGACCCCCGCTGCACCGAGAACCAGGGCGACCAACACGATCAGAAGCGGCGTCGGGCGCCCTATCCCTTTGCGCTGCACCGCCCCGCCGAAACCTTCCCGAACCGGACCCTCGGAAGGCGCACGGCCGGAAGGCGGGGTGGAAGCCGCAAACACCGGAGGTTCGACAGGGGGAACAGGCGGCGGGACCGGAGCCTTCAGGCTTGCCTCGAGGGCGGCCGCCATCTCCGCGCCGGTCTGGAACCGCGCTTCGGCCGGTTTCTGCAGGGCCCGCAGGATGAGCGTCCCCAGCACCGCAGGGACCGCCGGGTTCTCGGCAACGGGGTCCACGGGGTCGTCCTGCGTAATCGCCCTGAAGATGGCGGCCAGGTTCTCCCCCCTGAAAGGCCGGGCCCCCACCGCCAGCTCATAGAGGATGACGCCCAGGGAATAGAGGTCGGAGCGGCCGTCGACCCGCTGCCCGATGACCTGCTCCGGGGACATGTAGACAGGGGTGCCGAGGATCTCGCCTGCCTGGGTCCGATACTGAATGGAAGGGTCTTCGATGTGGGCGATGCCGAAATCGGTGATCTTGACGCCCCCCCCCGGCATGACGATGATGTTGGAGGGTTTGATGTCCCGGTGGACGATTCCCTTGCGATGGGCATAATCGAGCGTCTCGGCCACCTGGACCCCCAGGTCCACGATCTCGTCCAGAGAGAAGCGGCGCCGGCGCATCAGATCGCTCAGGGCCTCGCCCTCGAGGTACTCCATCGCGATATAGACCGTGCCGTGGTCCCGCCCCACATCGAAGACCGTCACGATATGGGGATGCGGCGACAGCCGCCCCATGGCCCGGGCCTCACGGAGGAAGCGCTCCACGAAATCCTCGCTGACCAGCCGGTCCTCGCGCAGGACCTTCACGGCCACCAGCCGATCGAGATCGGGATCATAGGCCAGGTAAACCACCCCCATCGAACCCCGCCCCAACTCCCGCTGGA harbors:
- a CDS encoding putative Calcium/calmodulin-dependent protein kinase (Evidence 3 : Putative function from multiple computational evidences; Product type e : enzyme), with translation MRYGRFEVQRELGRGSMGVVYLAYDPDLDRLVAVKVLREDRLVSEDFVERFLREARAMGRLSPHPHIVTVFDVGRDHGTVYIAMEYLEGEALSDLMRRRRFSLDEIVDLGVQVAETLDYAHRKGIVHRDIKPSNIIVMPGGGVKITDFGIAHIEDPSIQYRTQAGEILGTPVYMSPEQVIGQRVDGRSDLYSLGVILYELAVGARPFRGENLAAIFRAITQDDPVDPVAENPAVPAVLGTLILRALQKPAEARFQTGAEMAAALEASLKAPVPPPVPPVEPPVFAASTPPSGRAPSEGPVREGFGGAVQRKGIGRPTPLLIVLVALVLGAAGVLGYHLLKQEPVPQEKQGVVEQVPSVEETTPEQVPPQARLVVESFPEGAQVFVDQSYRGETPLGLDLPAGTYEVLVEKKGFHTWEAQLTLAEARETPLSVRLLPEEEGQP